A genomic region of Geothrix edaphica contains the following coding sequences:
- a CDS encoding DUF3187 family protein, with amino-acid sequence MTLVNLRVLLIAMVAAGLVAQETPRPNRLAWFEGFPEPLPEGASEVALEATSQMLRPDLERSADGRTFARLDGEEWQLTGDWAVKAGSSRFNVRVRVASRSGGIADQAIWNWHTMFNMPQGGREDAPKNRLVYHLERDGRVIGDLTRPGVSLMDLDVAWVRPFGTADAGGRVGASVQLPTGKQSDFSGSGDTDGLVGAAAWKRHGRFKVFGQVERVMLGLPRNSPLREVMDRTSFNRAWGSVAWLGQGPGLLDGLGLEVSLAYTGSPYHTGLERLDRAGWQQHWTLRHTRLPRWRFGVSEEAGTFTAPDITAYLVYRFDGK; translated from the coding sequence GTGACCTTGGTCAATCTGAGGGTATTGCTGATCGCAATGGTGGCCGCGGGCCTCGTGGCCCAGGAGACGCCACGGCCGAACCGCCTGGCCTGGTTCGAGGGCTTTCCGGAGCCCCTGCCGGAAGGCGCCAGCGAGGTGGCCCTGGAAGCCACCAGCCAGATGCTGCGGCCGGACCTGGAGCGCAGCGCGGACGGCCGGACCTTCGCGCGCCTGGATGGCGAGGAATGGCAGCTGACGGGGGACTGGGCGGTGAAGGCGGGATCCTCCCGGTTCAATGTCCGGGTCCGCGTGGCCTCGCGCTCCGGCGGCATCGCGGATCAGGCCATCTGGAACTGGCACACGATGTTCAATATGCCCCAGGGGGGACGGGAGGATGCGCCCAAGAACCGGCTCGTCTACCACCTCGAGCGGGACGGGCGGGTGATCGGGGACCTGACCCGGCCCGGCGTGTCCCTCATGGATCTCGATGTGGCCTGGGTCCGGCCCTTCGGCACCGCGGACGCCGGGGGGCGCGTCGGCGCCTCGGTGCAGCTGCCCACCGGGAAGCAGTCCGACTTTTCCGGCAGCGGCGACACCGATGGGCTGGTGGGCGCCGCGGCCTGGAAGCGGCACGGGCGCTTCAAGGTCTTCGGCCAGGTGGAGCGGGTGATGCTCGGCCTGCCCCGGAACAGCCCCCTGCGGGAGGTCATGGACCGGACCTCCTTCAACCGGGCCTGGGGCTCCGTGGCCTGGCTGGGCCAGGGGCCGGGCCTCCTGGACGGACTCGGCCTCGAGGTCAGCCTGGCCTACACCGGCAGTCCCTACCACACCGGCCTCGAGCGCCTGGACCGGGCGGGCTGGCAGCAGCACTGGACCCTCCGCCACACCCGTCTGCCCCGCTGGCGCTTCGGGGTCAGCGAGGAGGCCGGCACCTTCACCGCCCCGGACATCACGGCCTACCTGGTCTACCGCTTCGACGGGAAGTGA
- a CDS encoding ATP citrate lyase citrate-binding domain-containing protein, whose protein sequence is MQLSGLRYGSKLLHLVEFPVADFIDGSATNQEIQHFLEQHRKLVVKPAFYGGVGKKGKAGLVRIVSTLQEALQAKRELFFAQHTYGNKTVTANGVTMEAFVPSDLEVYFSISSSSESRGPVFTITPWGGVDIEALPAEKKAVVEIDPFIGINAFEITNALTDTGCPEPFISALVQHLPKLWELYDGYGLTTIELNPIRVMRKGNQLLPVACDVKASFDQDNPAWKRIGLPDALFQTETTAFEADINELRTYQGQSDVLEMNPNGSIIPFMFGGGANSAGTETLGEAAIFSSDFGGNPPYEKIYEIGRITFEHWYDQASMLLLIGGKANNTDIYVTFKGVFDALRDHVAKAGWKPLYVVIGRGGPNVVKGMFYAKDILDRLRLPYKVFGHDTSMILTLEYAKRIDEWWRAEGAGAYRKQIETQVRA, encoded by the coding sequence ATGCAACTGTCGGGCTTGCGCTACGGCTCCAAGCTTCTGCACCTGGTTGAGTTTCCCGTGGCGGACTTCATCGATGGCTCGGCGACCAACCAGGAGATCCAGCACTTCCTGGAGCAGCACCGCAAGCTGGTGGTGAAGCCGGCCTTCTACGGCGGCGTCGGCAAGAAGGGCAAGGCGGGGCTCGTGCGCATCGTGAGCACCCTCCAGGAGGCCCTGCAGGCGAAGCGGGAGCTCTTCTTCGCCCAGCACACCTACGGGAACAAGACCGTCACGGCCAACGGCGTGACCATGGAGGCGTTCGTCCCCTCCGATCTGGAGGTCTACTTCAGCATCAGCAGCTCCAGCGAGTCCCGCGGCCCGGTGTTCACCATCACGCCCTGGGGGGGCGTGGACATCGAGGCGCTGCCGGCCGAGAAGAAGGCGGTGGTGGAGATCGATCCGTTCATCGGGATCAACGCCTTCGAGATCACCAACGCCCTCACGGACACCGGCTGCCCCGAGCCCTTCATCTCGGCCCTGGTGCAGCACCTGCCGAAGCTGTGGGAACTCTACGACGGCTACGGTCTCACCACCATCGAGCTCAATCCCATCCGGGTGATGCGGAAGGGCAATCAGCTCCTGCCGGTGGCCTGCGACGTGAAGGCGAGCTTCGACCAGGACAACCCGGCCTGGAAGCGCATCGGCCTGCCGGACGCCCTCTTCCAGACGGAGACGACGGCCTTCGAGGCGGACATCAACGAGCTGCGCACCTACCAGGGCCAGAGCGACGTGCTGGAGATGAACCCCAACGGGAGCATCATCCCCTTCATGTTCGGCGGCGGGGCCAACAGCGCGGGCACGGAGACCCTGGGCGAAGCGGCGATCTTCTCCTCGGACTTCGGGGGAAATCCCCCCTACGAGAAGATCTACGAGATCGGCCGCATCACCTTCGAGCACTGGTACGACCAGGCCAGCATGCTGCTCCTCATCGGCGGCAAGGCGAACAACACGGACATCTACGTGACCTTCAAGGGGGTCTTCGACGCCCTGCGCGACCATGTGGCCAAGGCGGGCTGGAAGCCGCTCTACGTGGTGATCGGCCGCGGCGGGCCGAATGTGGTGAAGGGCATGTTCTACGCCAAGGACATCCTCGACCGCCTGCGCCTCCCCTACAAGGTGTTCGGCCATGACACGTCCATGATCCTCACGCTGGAGTACGCGAAGCGGATCGATGAGTGGTGGCGCGCCGAGGGTGCCGGCGCCTACCGGAAACAGATCGAAACGCAGGTCCGGGCCTAG
- a CDS encoding citrate/2-methylcitrate synthase: MRRLKTKPFPYYVGLHSLEELVTREHRVCVMNILGSESRKVTPVSHEYSGGNIVAGVQYGRRGSLETKLGAIPVYRSIREVMEKGIAFDMGVVYIPPLGVCKAVSELVTHNEALKRIVIVTEKVPARDSRNIRALCQEAGVDVIGANCLGMANAWDRVRIGGSLGGDHPEETLVKGSIAIHSNSGNFTTTMAEYLRTAGFGISTAVSSGKDVYIHFALPEFLYAAQNDPRTKAVVLYVEPGGYYEKMALDWIRDRAFGFTKPIIACVTGRWKKNITRACGHAGALSGSGDDAESKERWFDEYFGVDVFDPKTCKVSKRGVRVSSIQYIPDAVKAVFEKIDEKPDFPSTGDLSLKLWLGDTMVKLPPSLDLPIVQAPAPYDRQIVEVNKQVGAHYLRQNMALKSGASRMNPETQVSELHGKTVLDLSRRTLEENLYFALAKVMPEKSDLPTLNLILNLFMKIDERRMELIDVGRANGCTPNAYLASQIALVGNKDLLAKSREHARFIIDLIREFGLDEHTKAFPEELDAFVEAHLLRAEPSRKTDISDLLLKEVKKSKKSCVALKVCQHIIALAERRGLEIRDAYEFLLATIAVCVLWNPMLEKRISRQLVEDSVTYFYLMSRIVAYSVVDREHNPHWKKLVDQKLSNLNHSFTENAFKVLFGRVPDSVELLEFQTLLGLTITNGPGTLSVKGAKESVSARNDISMAFVGFLANTGRAHGGNGYEAIDFLVEQFKEADLRDPGDPAHGLDLKQMANKAARAFGAHKKHALEVEDGAVKPIPCINHPVFRGNKINVDPREQFVAEMLAEKGVYNVFWEYYRLLVKELYAEGVTKNVFCVNVDAVLAMIPLKLVWKDLQAGRITLRQVQELAFTLFLFGRSVGVTADIADHRDRGLDMDCRTPERELSYVL, encoded by the coding sequence ATGCGACGGTTGAAGACGAAGCCATTCCCCTACTACGTCGGACTGCACTCCCTGGAAGAGCTGGTGACCCGGGAGCACCGCGTCTGCGTGATGAACATCCTGGGGAGCGAGAGCCGGAAGGTGACCCCGGTCTCCCACGAGTACAGCGGCGGGAACATCGTGGCCGGCGTGCAGTACGGCCGGCGCGGCAGTCTTGAGACGAAGCTCGGCGCCATCCCCGTCTACCGCAGCATCCGCGAGGTCATGGAGAAGGGCATCGCCTTCGACATGGGCGTGGTCTACATCCCGCCCCTCGGCGTCTGCAAGGCGGTCTCCGAGCTGGTGACGCACAACGAGGCTCTCAAGCGCATCGTGATTGTCACGGAGAAGGTGCCCGCACGGGACTCGCGCAACATCCGGGCGCTCTGCCAGGAGGCGGGCGTGGATGTCATCGGCGCCAACTGCCTGGGCATGGCCAACGCCTGGGACCGGGTGCGCATCGGCGGCAGCCTGGGCGGAGACCATCCCGAGGAGACCCTCGTGAAGGGCTCCATCGCCATCCACTCCAATTCCGGCAACTTCACCACCACCATGGCGGAGTACCTCCGCACGGCGGGCTTCGGCATCAGCACGGCGGTCTCCAGCGGGAAGGATGTCTACATCCACTTCGCGCTGCCCGAGTTCCTGTACGCCGCGCAGAACGATCCCCGCACCAAGGCTGTGGTGCTCTACGTGGAGCCCGGGGGCTACTACGAGAAGATGGCCCTGGACTGGATCCGCGACCGGGCCTTCGGCTTCACGAAGCCGATCATCGCCTGCGTCACGGGGCGCTGGAAGAAGAACATCACGCGGGCCTGCGGGCACGCGGGGGCGCTCTCGGGCAGCGGCGATGACGCCGAGAGCAAGGAGCGCTGGTTCGACGAGTATTTCGGCGTGGACGTCTTCGACCCGAAGACCTGCAAGGTCAGCAAGCGGGGCGTGCGCGTCTCCAGCATCCAGTACATCCCGGACGCGGTGAAGGCGGTCTTCGAGAAGATCGACGAGAAGCCCGACTTCCCCTCGACCGGCGACCTGTCGCTCAAGCTCTGGCTGGGTGACACGATGGTGAAGCTGCCGCCCTCCCTGGACCTGCCCATCGTGCAGGCGCCCGCGCCCTACGACCGGCAGATCGTGGAGGTGAACAAGCAGGTCGGCGCGCACTACCTCCGGCAGAACATGGCCCTCAAGTCCGGCGCGTCTCGGATGAACCCGGAGACCCAGGTCTCGGAGCTGCACGGGAAAACGGTCCTCGACCTGTCCCGCCGCACCCTGGAGGAGAACCTCTACTTCGCGCTGGCCAAGGTGATGCCCGAGAAGTCGGACCTTCCCACACTGAACCTCATCCTCAACCTGTTCATGAAGATCGACGAGCGGCGCATGGAGCTCATCGACGTGGGGCGGGCCAACGGCTGCACCCCGAACGCCTACCTGGCCTCCCAGATCGCCCTCGTGGGGAACAAGGACCTGCTGGCGAAGTCCCGGGAGCACGCCCGGTTCATCATCGACCTCATTCGAGAGTTCGGCCTGGATGAGCACACGAAGGCCTTTCCGGAAGAGCTGGATGCCTTCGTCGAGGCGCACCTGCTGAGGGCCGAGCCCTCCCGGAAGACCGACATCTCGGACCTGCTCCTCAAGGAGGTGAAGAAGTCGAAGAAGTCCTGCGTGGCATTGAAGGTCTGCCAGCACATCATCGCCCTGGCCGAGAGGCGCGGCCTGGAGATCCGGGACGCCTACGAGTTCCTGCTGGCCACCATCGCCGTGTGCGTGCTGTGGAATCCGATGCTGGAGAAGCGCATCAGCCGCCAGCTCGTGGAGGACTCGGTCACCTATTTCTACCTCATGTCCCGCATCGTGGCCTACTCGGTGGTGGACCGGGAGCACAACCCGCACTGGAAGAAGCTGGTGGACCAGAAGCTGTCCAACCTGAATCACAGCTTCACGGAGAACGCCTTCAAGGTGCTCTTCGGTCGGGTGCCTGACTCGGTGGAGCTGCTGGAATTCCAGACCCTGCTTGGCCTCACCATCACCAATGGGCCGGGCACGCTGTCCGTGAAGGGCGCGAAGGAGAGCGTCAGCGCCCGGAACGACATCTCCATGGCCTTCGTGGGCTTCCTGGCCAACACCGGACGCGCCCACGGCGGCAATGGGTACGAGGCCATCGACTTCCTCGTGGAGCAGTTCAAGGAGGCGGATCTCCGCGATCCGGGCGACCCGGCCCACGGCCTGGACCTCAAGCAGATGGCGAACAAGGCGGCCCGGGCCTTCGGAGCCCACAAGAAGCATGCGCTGGAGGTGGAGGATGGCGCGGTCAAGCCCATCCCCTGCATCAACCATCCGGTCTTCCGCGGCAACAAGATCAACGTGGATCCCCGGGAGCAGTTCGTGGCGGAGATGCTGGCGGAGAAGGGGGTCTACAACGTCTTCTGGGAGTACTACCGCCTGCTGGTCAAGGAGCTCTACGCCGAAGGGGTGACGAAGAACGTCTTCTGCGTGAACGTGGACGCGGTCCTTGCGATGATTCCGCTCAAGCTGGTGTGGAAGGACCTCCAGGCCGGCCGGATCACGCTGCGCCAGGTGCAGGAGCTGGCCTTCACGCTCTTCCTCTTTGGCCGCAGCGTCGGCGTCACCGCCGACATCGCCGATCACCGCGACCGGGGCCTGGACATGGACTGCCGCACGCCGGAGCGGGAACTCTCGTACGTTCTTTAG
- a CDS encoding citrate (Si)-synthase, producing the protein MTRLKARLQEKIEEHRPRTTRLLKEFGKVVIDEVTIDQCIGGARDIKCLVTDISYLDSQEGIRFRGKLIPETFAALPKLPGAEYPTVESFWYFLLTGEIPTAEEAEEIHQDFKARAKVPAYVFDVLRALPKDSHPMVMLSTAVLAMQKESKFNKAYHSLKKNDYWDTTYEDACDLLAKLPEIAAFIYRYKYKNGDIIPGNYELDMGANFAHMMGIAKPYDDVARMYFILHSDHESGNVSAHTTHLVASALSDAYYAFSAGLNGLAGPLHGLANQEVLQWIMEFQTKMNGAEPTEENVKAALWDTLNSGHVIPGYGHAVLRKTDPRYTAQMEFCQKHLPNDPLFKLVNMIYHVAPGVLTEQGKTKNPWPNVDAQSGVIQWYYGLTEYDFYTVLFGVGRAIGVLANITWDRALGYALERPKSVTTAMLEDWAAKGGSK; encoded by the coding sequence ATGACACGCCTCAAAGCCCGTCTTCAAGAGAAGATTGAGGAACATCGCCCCCGAACCACCCGGCTCCTGAAAGAGTTCGGCAAGGTGGTCATCGACGAGGTGACCATCGATCAGTGCATCGGCGGTGCCCGGGACATCAAGTGTCTCGTCACCGACATCTCCTACCTCGACTCCCAGGAGGGCATCCGCTTCAGGGGCAAGCTCATTCCAGAGACCTTCGCCGCCCTGCCCAAGCTGCCCGGCGCCGAATACCCCACGGTGGAGTCCTTCTGGTACTTCCTGCTCACCGGCGAGATCCCCACGGCCGAGGAGGCCGAGGAGATCCACCAGGACTTCAAGGCCCGCGCCAAGGTGCCCGCCTACGTCTTCGATGTGCTGCGCGCCCTGCCCAAGGACAGCCACCCGATGGTGATGCTCTCCACCGCGGTGCTCGCGATGCAGAAGGAGAGCAAGTTCAACAAGGCCTACCACAGCCTGAAGAAGAACGACTACTGGGACACCACCTACGAGGATGCCTGCGACCTGCTGGCCAAGCTGCCCGAGATCGCCGCCTTCATCTACCGCTACAAATACAAAAACGGCGACATCATCCCCGGCAACTACGAGCTCGACATGGGCGCCAACTTCGCCCACATGATGGGCATCGCCAAGCCCTATGACGACGTGGCCCGGATGTACTTCATCCTCCACAGCGACCACGAGAGCGGCAACGTCAGCGCCCACACCACGCACCTCGTGGCCTCCGCGCTGTCCGATGCCTACTACGCCTTCAGCGCCGGCCTCAACGGCCTGGCGGGCCCCCTCCACGGCCTGGCCAACCAGGAAGTGCTGCAGTGGATCATGGAATTCCAGACCAAGATGAACGGCGCCGAGCCCACAGAGGAGAACGTGAAAGCCGCGCTCTGGGACACCCTGAACTCCGGCCACGTCATCCCCGGCTACGGGCACGCCGTGCTGCGCAAGACCGACCCGCGCTACACCGCGCAGATGGAGTTCTGCCAGAAGCACCTGCCCAATGACCCGCTCTTCAAGCTGGTCAACATGATCTACCACGTGGCCCCCGGCGTGCTCACCGAGCAGGGCAAGACCAAGAACCCCTGGCCCAACGTCGATGCCCAGAGCGGCGTGATCCAGTGGTACTACGGTCTCACCGAGTACGACTTCTACACGGTGCTCTTCGGCGTGGGCCGTGCCATCGGCGTGCTGGCCAACATCACCTGGGACCGCGCCCTGGGCTACGCCCTGGAGCGCCCCAAGTCCGTCACCACCGCCATGCTCGAGGACTGGGCCGCCAAGGGCGGAAGCAAGTAG
- a CDS encoding CTP synthase: MTKYVFVTGGVLSSLGKGIAAASLGALLEARGLKVTLMKMDPYLNVDPGTMSPFQHGEVFVTDDGAETDLDLGHYERFTSVPTTQNHTITTGRIYNTVIQKERRGDYLGKTVQVIPHITDEIKAVMKKVAKDMDVVIVEIGGTVGDIESQPFLEAIRQFKLEAGLDSQMKANALNMHLTYVPFIKAAGELKSKPTQHSVKELRALGIQPDVLLCRAEQDIPRDLKDKIALFCSVTPDAVFSCRDAHSIYEVPLNLHLEGLDTKAAALLGLGEKEPDLSAWQNLLHRIRNPKGSVRIGVVGKYVEFKESYKSLIEALHHAGYGLETHVDLKWIEAEELENQDPAAFLQDCHGILVPGGFGVRGTRGMIRSIQYAREHKIPFFGICLGMQMASVEFARNVAGLEGADSTEFDDAPKHRVIFKLRELVDVEELGGTMRLGAYPCRLMPDSQAAKAYAGTEISERHRHRYEFNHEYRKALEDQGLQFTGMSPDGVFVEIVELKDHPYFLACQFHPEFKSRPLNPHPLFTAFVKASAGNRG; the protein is encoded by the coding sequence ATGACCAAGTATGTGTTCGTCACTGGCGGTGTGCTGTCCAGCCTGGGCAAGGGGATCGCGGCGGCTTCTCTGGGCGCACTGCTGGAGGCCCGCGGGCTGAAGGTCACGCTCATGAAGATGGATCCCTACCTCAACGTGGATCCGGGCACCATGTCGCCCTTCCAGCACGGCGAGGTCTTCGTCACGGATGACGGGGCGGAGACGGACCTGGACCTGGGCCACTACGAGCGCTTCACGTCGGTGCCCACCACCCAGAATCACACCATCACCACGGGCCGCATCTACAACACCGTGATTCAGAAGGAGCGGCGCGGCGACTACCTGGGCAAGACCGTGCAGGTGATCCCGCACATCACGGACGAGATCAAGGCGGTGATGAAGAAGGTCGCCAAGGACATGGACGTGGTGATCGTGGAGATCGGCGGGACGGTGGGCGACATCGAGAGCCAGCCGTTCCTGGAGGCCATCCGCCAGTTCAAGCTCGAGGCCGGCCTGGATTCCCAGATGAAGGCCAACGCCCTCAACATGCACCTCACCTACGTGCCCTTCATCAAGGCCGCGGGTGAATTGAAATCCAAGCCCACCCAGCACAGCGTGAAGGAGCTGCGGGCCCTGGGCATCCAGCCGGACGTGCTGCTCTGCCGCGCCGAGCAGGACATCCCCCGCGACCTGAAGGACAAGATCGCCCTGTTCTGCTCCGTGACGCCCGATGCGGTGTTCAGCTGCCGGGACGCCCACTCCATCTATGAAGTGCCGCTGAACCTGCACCTGGAAGGCCTGGACACCAAGGCCGCGGCCCTCCTGGGCCTCGGGGAGAAGGAGCCGGACCTGAGCGCCTGGCAGAACCTGCTCCACCGCATCCGCAACCCCAAGGGCAGCGTGCGCATCGGCGTGGTGGGCAAGTACGTGGAGTTCAAGGAGAGCTACAAGAGCCTCATCGAGGCCCTGCATCACGCGGGCTACGGGCTCGAGACCCATGTGGACCTCAAGTGGATCGAGGCGGAGGAACTGGAGAACCAGGATCCGGCGGCCTTCCTCCAGGACTGCCACGGCATCCTCGTGCCCGGCGGCTTCGGCGTGCGCGGTACCCGCGGCATGATCCGGTCCATCCAGTACGCCCGCGAGCACAAGATCCCGTTCTTCGGCATCTGCCTGGGCATGCAGATGGCCTCCGTGGAGTTCGCGCGCAACGTGGCGGGCCTCGAGGGGGCCGATTCCACCGAGTTCGACGACGCGCCCAAGCACCGCGTCATCTTCAAGCTGCGTGAGCTGGTGGACGTGGAGGAGCTGGGGGGCACCATGCGCCTGGGCGCCTATCCCTGCCGCCTCATGCCGGACAGCCAGGCCGCGAAGGCCTACGCCGGCACCGAGATCAGCGAGCGCCACCGCCACCGCTACGAGTTCAACCACGAGTACCGGAAGGCCCTGGAGGACCAGGGGCTTCAGTTCACCGGCATGAGCCCCGACGGTGTGTTCGTGGAGATCGTGGAGCTGAAGGACCACCCCTACTTCCTGGCCTGCCAGTTCCACCCCGAGTTCAAGAGCCGCCCCCTGAACCCGCATCCCCTGTTCACCGCCTTCGTGAAGGCGAGCGCCGGCAACCGCGGCTGA